The following are from one region of the Paenibacillus sp. JZ16 genome:
- a CDS encoding alpha-ketoacid dehydrogenase subunit beta — MAVMEYIDAIRLAMKEEMERDESVFVLGEDVGVKGGVFTTTKGLLDQFGEMRVLDTPLAESAIAGVAIGAAMYGMKPIAEMQYSDFMFPATNQIISEAAKIRYRSNNDWSCPVVIRAPIGGGIFGGLYHSQCPESVFFGTPGLKIVAPYSAYDAKGLLKAAIRDPDPVLFFENKKCYKLITGDVPEDDYVVPIGKAKLLREGSDITVISYSLPLHFAMQAAEELEQEEGISAHVLDLRTIQPLDREAIIEAARATGKVLIVHEDNKTGGVGGEVAAIIAEHCLYDLDAPIMRLCGPDVPAMPISPPMEKFFMLNKDKVKESMRQLALY; from the coding sequence ATGGCGGTAATGGAATATATCGATGCAATTCGCCTGGCCATGAAGGAAGAGATGGAGCGTGACGAGTCCGTATTCGTGTTAGGCGAGGACGTAGGCGTCAAAGGCGGCGTGTTTACAACAACCAAGGGTTTGTTGGATCAGTTCGGCGAAATGAGGGTGCTTGATACCCCGCTCGCGGAGTCCGCGATTGCCGGTGTCGCTATCGGAGCGGCCATGTATGGCATGAAGCCGATTGCCGAGATGCAATATTCGGACTTCATGTTCCCGGCAACCAATCAGATTATTAGTGAAGCAGCGAAAATCCGCTATCGTTCCAATAACGATTGGAGCTGTCCCGTCGTGATTCGTGCGCCGATCGGCGGCGGAATATTCGGGGGATTGTATCATTCCCAGTGCCCGGAATCGGTTTTCTTCGGAACGCCGGGATTGAAAATCGTTGCGCCGTACTCGGCCTATGATGCGAAGGGGCTGCTGAAAGCTGCGATACGCGACCCGGATCCGGTACTGTTCTTTGAGAACAAAAAATGCTACAAGCTGATTACTGGCGATGTACCGGAAGATGATTACGTTGTACCGATCGGCAAAGCGAAATTGCTGCGCGAAGGGTCGGATATTACGGTGATCAGCTACAGTCTGCCGCTGCACTTTGCCATGCAGGCTGCCGAAGAGCTTGAGCAGGAAGAAGGCATCAGCGCGCATGTTCTGGATTTGCGTACGATACAGCCGCTTGACCGGGAAGCGATTATTGAAGCGGCCCGTGCAACGGGTAAAGTGCTGATCGTTCATGAAGATAATAAGACCGGCGGCGTCGGCGGGGAAGTAGCCGCGATTATTGCGGAGCACTGCCTCTATGATCTGGATGCCCCGATCATGCGCTTGTGCGGTCCGGATGTACCAGCTATGCCAATCAGTCCGCCGATGGAGAAATTCTTCATGCTTAACAAGGACAAAGTCAAAGAATCCATGCGTCAATTGGCGCTTTATTAA
- a CDS encoding dihydrolipoamide acetyltransferase family protein codes for MSQNQKLTDVTMPQLAESLVSATIAKWLKKPGDAIEQYEPICEVITDKVNAEIPSTLDGVMGEILAQEGQTVNVGEIICRISVASGQGADPSPQPAASAPVSQHQGSGSEEGSMRFRYSPAVQTLAAEHQIDLSRVQGSGMGGRITRKDVLAYIEKGGAAQGQGAPAGAAPAQSAQAPKETIQPSGTSPFQGLQHQTPAEPSPPLGTAIPDVRHSGLHLTESPKIPTIEVEGMEGGRSEYFIDVTPMRNAIARNMRQSVTEIPHAWTMIEVDVTNIVLLRNQLKDEFKRKEGVNLTYLAFLLKAVVNAIKDYPIMNSFWAVDKIVVKRDINLSLAVGTEDSVLTPVIHRADQKNIAGLAREIEELARKTREGKLKLDDMQGGTFTVNNTGSFGSILSYPIINYPQAAILTFESIVKKPVVINDMIAVRSMANLCLSLDHRILDGVICGRFLQRVKDNLEGYTLDTKLY; via the coding sequence ATGTCACAAAATCAGAAATTGACCGATGTTACAATGCCTCAGCTGGCGGAATCCCTTGTTTCGGCGACCATTGCCAAGTGGCTGAAGAAGCCGGGGGATGCCATCGAGCAGTACGAACCGATCTGTGAAGTCATTACCGACAAAGTCAATGCCGAGATTCCATCCACCTTGGACGGCGTCATGGGAGAGATTCTTGCCCAGGAGGGCCAGACCGTCAATGTTGGCGAGATCATTTGCCGGATCTCTGTCGCTTCCGGTCAAGGGGCAGATCCTTCTCCCCAGCCGGCTGCAAGTGCTCCCGTGAGTCAGCATCAGGGAAGCGGCAGCGAAGAAGGTTCGATGCGTTTCCGGTATTCCCCAGCTGTGCAAACACTGGCAGCCGAGCATCAGATTGATCTTTCGCGAGTACAGGGATCAGGCATGGGCGGCAGAATCACTCGTAAAGACGTACTGGCTTATATTGAAAAGGGAGGAGCAGCCCAAGGCCAAGGCGCTCCTGCCGGAGCAGCACCAGCCCAGAGCGCCCAGGCACCGAAAGAAACGATACAGCCTAGCGGGACTTCGCCGTTTCAAGGGCTGCAGCATCAGACGCCTGCGGAACCGTCGCCTCCACTTGGCACAGCTATTCCGGATGTGCGTCATTCCGGGCTGCATTTGACGGAATCGCCGAAAATTCCAACCATCGAAGTGGAAGGAATGGAAGGCGGCAGATCGGAATACTTTATCGATGTTACGCCGATGCGTAATGCGATCGCCAGAAATATGCGTCAAAGCGTGACGGAGATTCCGCACGCGTGGACGATGATTGAGGTCGACGTGACCAATATCGTATTGCTGCGTAATCAGCTGAAGGACGAGTTCAAGCGTAAGGAAGGGGTTAATCTGACCTACCTGGCCTTTTTGCTGAAAGCCGTTGTGAACGCAATTAAAGATTATCCGATCATGAATTCGTTCTGGGCCGTGGATAAAATCGTGGTGAAGCGCGATATCAATCTGTCCCTGGCCGTCGGAACAGAGGATTCCGTGCTGACGCCGGTCATCCACCGTGCCGACCAGAAGAATATTGCCGGCTTGGCTAGAGAGATCGAAGAGCTTGCACGCAAGACCCGTGAAGGCAAGCTGAAGCTAGACGACATGCAGGGCGGTACCTTTACGGTGAACAATACGGGATCCTTCGGTTCGATTCTGTCTTATCCGATCATCAACTATCCGCAGGCTGCGATTCTAACGTTTGAATCCATTGTTAAAAAGCCTGTGGTCATCAATGATATGATCGCTGTTCGTTCAATGGCGAACCTGTGTCTTTCCCTCGATCATCGGATTTTGGATGGGGTTATCTGCGGAAGATTCCTGCAGCGGGTTAAGGATAACCTGGAAGGGTACACCCTGGATACGAAGCTTTATTAA
- the lipB gene encoding lipoyl(octanoyl) transferase LipB: MNKPLDVSYTPVVDYGMAWELQKQHVSAIDQGEQHECLMLLQHPPTYTMGSQRHPEHLLLSKEELEKQGIGLFEIDRGGDITYHGPGQLVGYPLLLLDGGKNLNLHGFLRDVEQVIIDYLASYNIEAGRKPEYTGVWVGDLKICAIGVKFNKARQHRGFVTSHGFAFNIKSGIADAGFAGIIPCGIQEYGVTSLEDCTGRGFEVEEVAREIVPFFTRVFPYEARWL, translated from the coding sequence ATGAATAAACCGTTAGATGTATCGTATACGCCGGTTGTAGATTATGGCATGGCTTGGGAGCTTCAAAAACAACATGTTTCCGCCATCGATCAGGGGGAGCAGCATGAATGCTTGATGCTCCTTCAACATCCTCCGACCTATACCATGGGGTCGCAGCGTCATCCGGAGCACTTGCTCTTAAGCAAAGAGGAATTGGAGAAGCAGGGCATCGGCTTGTTTGAAATAGATCGTGGCGGTGACATTACATATCATGGTCCTGGACAGCTTGTCGGGTATCCGCTGTTACTGCTGGACGGCGGCAAGAATTTGAATCTGCACGGATTTCTGCGCGATGTGGAACAGGTCATCATCGATTACTTGGCATCATACAACATCGAAGCCGGCCGCAAACCCGAGTACACCGGGGTATGGGTAGGGGATCTGAAAATTTGCGCCATCGGCGTTAAATTCAATAAAGCCCGCCAGCATCGCGGATTTGTGACAAGCCATGGTTTTGCGTTTAATATTAAATCCGGGATCGCAGACGCGGGATTCGCTGGAATCATTCCATGCGGTATACAGGAATATGGTGTAACTTCATTGGAAGACTGTACGGGGCGGGGTTTTGAAGTTGAGGAAGTAGCCCGGGAGATCGTGCCATTCTTCACCCGGGTATTTCCATATGAGGCTCGTTGGTTGTAA
- the prli42 gene encoding stressosome-associated protein Prli42 gives MQRKKWFRIVIYLMLIAMIGSTLLVILEPLFLR, from the coding sequence ATGCAACGTAAAAAGTGGTTTCGAATTGTTATCTACCTCATGCTGATTGCGATGATCGGATCAACACTGCTGGTTATCCTTGAGCCATTATTCCTTCGCTGA
- a CDS encoding tripeptidase T produces MISEERIIQEFMELVRVDSETKHEEEISKVLKHKFSVLGFDVIEDDAKEKTGHGAGNLIITWKADEAASQAPKLLFTCHMDTVTPGKGINPTLGDDGWIRSDGTTILGADDKAGIAALLEGIRVIRENNIPHGQVQFVITVGEESGLVGARALDPDVLDADLGFALDSNGELGSIAVAAPTQAKIKMIIKGKSAHAGVNPEDGISAIQVASKAIAKMKLGRIDKETTANIGKFQGGGATNIVCDHVQIDAEARSIVQEKVDKQVNDMREALETTVREYNANCEFISEIVYPAFSFNEHDEVVQLAQRAIGGLGLPTRTFRSGGGSDANIFNGLGIPTVNLAIGYQDIHTTQERIQAADLVKAAQIVVGIIQETAKA; encoded by the coding sequence GTGATCTCAGAAGAGCGTATCATCCAAGAGTTTATGGAATTGGTTCGTGTCGATAGTGAAACCAAGCATGAAGAAGAGATCTCCAAGGTTCTCAAACATAAATTTTCCGTTCTTGGCTTTGACGTCATCGAAGATGATGCCAAAGAGAAGACAGGGCACGGAGCAGGAAATCTGATTATTACCTGGAAAGCGGACGAGGCGGCCTCGCAAGCGCCTAAACTGCTATTCACCTGCCATATGGACACCGTAACGCCCGGTAAAGGCATTAATCCGACCTTGGGTGATGATGGCTGGATTCGAAGTGATGGAACGACTATCCTCGGTGCTGATGACAAAGCGGGCATCGCCGCACTGCTGGAAGGTATTCGGGTTATCCGGGAAAATAACATTCCCCACGGACAAGTCCAGTTTGTCATTACGGTAGGTGAGGAATCGGGTTTGGTGGGAGCTCGTGCGCTTGACCCTGATGTTTTGGATGCCGATCTCGGCTTTGCCCTGGATTCCAACGGTGAATTAGGCTCCATTGCAGTTGCCGCACCGACCCAAGCAAAAATCAAAATGATTATCAAGGGCAAGTCGGCTCACGCCGGAGTGAACCCGGAGGATGGCATCAGTGCCATTCAAGTCGCTTCAAAAGCGATAGCCAAAATGAAGCTGGGACGCATCGACAAAGAAACCACGGCAAATATTGGCAAGTTCCAGGGTGGAGGCGCAACCAACATCGTCTGTGACCATGTTCAGATTGATGCTGAAGCACGCAGTATCGTTCAAGAGAAAGTGGATAAGCAAGTAAATGATATGCGTGAGGCGCTCGAAACTACCGTGCGGGAGTACAATGCCAATTGTGAGTTCATTAGCGAGATAGTCTACCCGGCTTTCAGTTTTAATGAACATGATGAGGTCGTTCAGCTTGCGCAGCGTGCCATCGGCGGTTTGGGCTTGCCCACCCGCACGTTCCGCTCCGGAGGCGGTAGTGACGCCAACATTTTTAACGGTCTTGGAATTCCAACCGTCAATTTGGCGATTGGATATCAAGATATTCATACGACGCAGGAGCGGATTCAAGCTGCAGATTTGGTCAAGGCGGCGCAGATCGTTGTGGGGATCATCCAGGAAACAGCTAAGGCTTAG